In the Paraflavitalea devenefica genome, one interval contains:
- a CDS encoding alpha/beta fold hydrolase, whose amino-acid sequence MQKTIRFVLFALLVVYACSPLYVQGQRKIDVGDRNLWQIYDRELQFISKDSMGFKPSDSIGLWVLKNEVMSLSAIEFDVKGENKMGDNFVGLAFNMQDQRTFETIYFRPFNFYNADTMRRSRSVQYMSLPTYPWNKLRDEHPGKYENRVIQAPNPDQWFHVKITINAPEIKVYVNNNPTPSLVVNSLSLHTSGKIGFWVQGNSRGSFANLVITPAAKVPFGNNAAVGKYFNVGDAQLYYEIYGQGKPIVLLHGGVYGYIDEFESFIYQLAQTNQVICIATRGHGKSYIGNTPFSWQQRAEDAYKVIRSITKDSVMVLGFSDGAATGYKLAALHPEVVSKLVAIGFADTPKERKREKFNYTPELLMGQAKTLFEGRKALMPEPERWGQALTWLNKLYNDDYLSKETFTKIKCPVLLMTGDEDHYHSAASMISVSKAIPGSQLSVIPGCGHVVFFCNWPAVWESIRPFLIRQ is encoded by the coding sequence ATGCAAAAAACAATTCGCTTCGTGCTCTTCGCCCTCTTAGTCGTTTATGCCTGCTCCCCATTATACGTACAAGGCCAACGGAAAATAGATGTTGGTGACCGTAACCTCTGGCAAATATATGACAGGGAGCTGCAATTCATCAGCAAAGATAGCATGGGATTCAAGCCCAGCGACAGTATAGGGTTATGGGTATTAAAAAATGAAGTAATGAGCCTTAGTGCCATCGAATTTGATGTGAAAGGGGAAAATAAAATGGGCGACAACTTTGTAGGATTGGCTTTCAACATGCAGGACCAGCGGACTTTTGAAACCATCTACTTCAGGCCATTCAATTTTTACAATGCCGATACCATGCGCCGGTCCAGGTCGGTGCAGTACATGTCGCTGCCTACTTATCCCTGGAACAAATTAAGGGACGAACATCCCGGCAAATATGAGAACCGGGTCATACAGGCGCCTAATCCTGATCAATGGTTTCACGTAAAAATCACCATCAACGCTCCGGAGATAAAAGTATACGTCAACAACAACCCAACCCCCTCGCTCGTAGTCAACAGCCTGTCGCTGCATACATCCGGCAAAATAGGTTTTTGGGTACAGGGCAACTCCCGTGGCAGCTTTGCCAATCTGGTCATTACGCCGGCTGCCAAAGTACCTTTTGGCAACAATGCTGCTGTGGGTAAGTATTTTAATGTAGGTGATGCCCAATTGTATTATGAAATATATGGCCAGGGCAAACCCATTGTGTTATTGCATGGCGGGGTATATGGCTATATAGATGAGTTTGAATCCTTCATTTACCAACTGGCTCAAACCAACCAGGTCATCTGCATTGCCACCCGTGGGCACGGCAAATCGTATATAGGCAATACGCCTTTCTCCTGGCAGCAAAGGGCCGAAGATGCGTACAAAGTGATCCGCAGCATTACCAAAGACAGTGTGATGGTATTGGGTTTCAGTGATGGGGCAGCAACCGGATATAAACTGGCGGCCCTGCATCCGGAAGTAGTTTCGAAGCTGGTGGCCATTGGTTTTGCCGATACGCCGAAAGAAAGGAAAAGGGAGAAGTTTAATTATACGCCGGAGCTGCTCATGGGGCAGGCCAAAACACTCTTTGAAGGCCGCAAGGCATTGATGCCCGAACCGGAACGTTGGGGTCAGGCGCTTACCTGGCTCAATAAACTTTACAATGATGACTACCTCAGCAAGGAAACCTTTACAAAGATAAAATGCCCGGTATTGCTCATGACCGGCGACGAGGATCATTACCATTCAGCAGCATCAATGATCAGCGTGTCCAAAGCCATTCCCGGCAGCCAGCTATCCGTCATCCCCGGCTGCGGTCATGTGGTATTCTTTTGCAACTGGCCCGCTGTGTGGGAGAGTATCAGGCCGTTCCTAATACGCCAGTAA
- a CDS encoding TonB-dependent receptor plug domain-containing protein, which translates to MGKQPIFITGLLLSGLVALCQEDSSALLEKVIITSQRSVKKELLVPYSTQVLSRQSLTNYQPRTAPEALTGVNGVFIQKTNHGGGSPFIRGFTGNQVLILVDGIRLNNSTFRYGPNQYLNTIDAYSMQKMEVVKGTGAVQYGSDALGGVIQVFTKDPELAARKPYWSATALGKMMTDNMEKTARAEAGYQGEKAAVQVGATYRDFGDLVGGDTTGKQAPSGYKEYAFDAKVKFRLQPDLTVTLASQFLQQQHVPVYHKVELENFAVNEFEPQQRLLNYARLHYTSRSKWLHAVELTTSWQQSMEGRNSRKNGSNSLRKEKDKTNTIGITADISSLFTKIWTANTGVEVYLDKVNSTRQDINLQNQAAVWSRGLYPDDARYGNYSVYSLHHINLNKWLLETGVRFNTFTINISDTSLGKVKITPSSFVYNAALMYHLSQRHHFYVTFNTGYRAPNIDDMGTLGIVDFRYEVPASNLEPERSRNIELGYKMQAGKWSGSLSAYYMHISNLITRVRTEGQVMNGYPVYRKENVEEAYVKGLEAELGFAPFTGWQFTANIAGAYGQNLTKHEPLRRIPPVNGKLMTRYNKNRWFATAEWLYAAKQDRLAQGDKDDNRIPKGGTPGWDILNLYAGYQLAHLNFNIGLQNLFNEDYRTHGSGINGVGRSAWFSVAVSL; encoded by the coding sequence ATGGGGAAGCAACCAATTTTTATAACAGGATTACTGCTTTCAGGGCTGGTTGCCTTGTGCCAGGAAGACAGCAGCGCCTTGCTGGAAAAAGTGATTATCACCTCACAGCGGAGCGTGAAAAAGGAATTATTGGTTCCTTACAGCACACAGGTATTATCGCGCCAGTCACTTACAAACTACCAGCCGCGTACTGCCCCCGAAGCGCTTACCGGTGTAAACGGCGTATTCATTCAAAAAACAAATCATGGTGGCGGTTCGCCATTCATCAGGGGTTTTACGGGCAACCAGGTATTGATCCTCGTGGATGGCATCCGGTTGAATAATTCCACCTTCCGCTATGGCCCTAACCAATACCTCAATACCATTGATGCATACAGCATGCAGAAAATGGAAGTAGTAAAGGGCACAGGCGCTGTTCAATATGGATCAGATGCTTTGGGCGGCGTTATCCAGGTATTTACCAAAGATCCGGAATTGGCAGCCCGCAAGCCTTACTGGTCCGCTACTGCGCTGGGGAAAATGATGACGGACAATATGGAAAAAACGGCAAGGGCCGAAGCGGGTTATCAGGGAGAAAAAGCGGCCGTACAGGTGGGCGCTACCTATCGCGATTTTGGCGACCTGGTAGGTGGAGATACCACCGGCAAACAAGCTCCTTCCGGGTATAAAGAATATGCTTTTGATGCCAAGGTGAAATTCAGACTGCAACCCGATCTTACAGTAACGCTTGCCAGCCAGTTTTTACAGCAGCAGCATGTGCCGGTTTACCACAAAGTGGAGCTGGAAAATTTTGCTGTCAATGAATTTGAACCTCAGCAGCGTCTGTTAAATTATGCGAGGCTGCATTACACTTCCCGCAGCAAATGGCTGCATGCGGTAGAATTAACAACTTCCTGGCAACAAAGCATGGAGGGCAGAAACAGCCGGAAAAATGGCAGCAACAGCCTGCGTAAAGAAAAAGACAAGACCAATACCATCGGCATAACGGCAGATATCAGTTCCTTGTTCACAAAGATATGGACTGCCAATACGGGTGTTGAAGTGTACCTCGACAAAGTAAACAGTACGAGGCAGGATATCAATTTACAAAACCAGGCTGCTGTGTGGTCAAGAGGCCTTTACCCCGATGATGCGCGCTATGGGAATTATTCCGTGTATTCATTGCACCATATCAACTTGAATAAATGGCTGCTGGAAACGGGTGTGCGCTTTAATACTTTTACCATCAATATTTCAGATACATCCCTTGGAAAGGTTAAAATAACGCCATCGTCTTTTGTGTATAATGCGGCGCTTATGTACCACCTGTCGCAGAGGCACCACTTCTATGTAACCTTTAATACCGGGTATCGTGCGCCCAACATTGATGATATGGGTACCCTGGGTATTGTAGATTTCAGGTATGAAGTGCCGGCCTCTAACCTGGAGCCTGAAAGATCGCGTAACATTGAGCTGGGGTATAAAATGCAGGCCGGGAAATGGTCGGGTAGTTTGTCTGCTTATTATATGCACATCAGTAACCTGATTACCAGGGTAAGAACGGAGGGACAGGTAATGAACGGATATCCTGTATACCGGAAAGAAAATGTGGAGGAAGCTTACGTAAAAGGCCTCGAAGCAGAATTGGGTTTTGCTCCCTTCACAGGATGGCAGTTTACAGCCAATATAGCGGGCGCTTATGGGCAGAACCTCACTAAACATGAACCATTGCGGCGCATACCTCCTGTAAATGGGAAGCTAATGACACGCTATAACAAAAACAGGTGGTTTGCAACTGCAGAATGGCTTTATGCCGCCAAACAGGATCGTCTGGCGCAGGGTGACAAGGATGATAATCGCATACCCAAAGGTGGTACACCCGGTTGGGATATCCTGAACCTGTATGCCGGCTACCAGCTTGCACACCTGAATTTTAATATAGGTCTGCAGAACTTATTCAATGAAGATTACCGAACGCATGGTTCAGGTATTAATGGAGTAGGAAGAAGCGCCTGGTTTTCCGTGGCGGTTAGTTTGTAA
- a CDS encoding bifunctional YncE family protein/alkaline phosphatase family protein: MKYLFLLGFCSFLSLMAAAQKNTDLENALNSKRVRLPNGWHLLPAGTSLPLGDLPLNLALSRSQKWVAVTNNGQSVQSIQLIDVRKEKVADNVVIPKSWYGLKFSTDEKFLYASGGNDNRILKYAISNGKLLLQDSIVLGKPWPVRISPAGIEIDDAAGLMYVVTKENNALYIINLATKQVVQQLNLGKEAYACLLSPDKKELYITLWGGDKVLVLDTKQQKMTAEIAVGDNPNELLLTKKGTWLYVANANDNSVSVIDIKQRKVLEVLNAALYPAAPAGTTSNGLALSANEKTLYVANADNNCLAVFDVSEPGSTRSKGFIPVGWYPTNIKVIGKKLFVANGKGFSSFANPNGPSPIRPRGSVIRHQADSTAAKEVEYIGGLMKGTLSIIPEPNEAALEVYSKAVYRNTPYSKEGELTAQGEKGNPIPMKVGDPSPIKHVFYIIKENRTYDQVLSDMPGGNGDTSLLLFGKHITPNQHKLAGEFVLLDNFYADGEVSADGHNWSTSAHATDFLEKNWPTSYGGRGGTYPGEGKREAANPKRGFIWDYCQRAGVTFRTYGEFADDGKANIPVLEGHFCPYYTDYNLAVRDTTRFYQWRREFDSLVAAGAVPQFNSMRFGNNHTEGLRTGRPSPFAHVADNDWAVGLFLEHLSKSPIWKESAVFIVEDDAQNGPDHVDAHRTIAFVAGPFVKRNFVDHTMYSTSSMLRTMELILGLPPMSQYDAAATPMWRSFTATPDYTAFRSVPVNVDLNEKNTANNATARLSDQLDFTKEDRIPDLLFSQIIWKAVKGEESVMPAPRRSSFVKTAKEDEEEEEEEKEKKVSRK, encoded by the coding sequence ATGAAGTACCTCTTCCTGTTGGGTTTCTGCAGCTTTCTGTCCCTGATGGCCGCCGCTCAAAAAAATACTGACCTTGAGAACGCATTAAACAGCAAAAGAGTACGCCTGCCCAATGGCTGGCACCTTTTGCCCGCAGGTACTTCCCTGCCACTGGGCGACCTGCCCCTCAACCTGGCGCTTTCCCGCTCACAAAAATGGGTGGCCGTTACCAACAACGGACAAAGCGTGCAAAGCATTCAGCTTATTGATGTGAGGAAGGAAAAGGTGGCCGACAATGTGGTAATTCCCAAATCCTGGTACGGTCTCAAATTCAGTACCGATGAAAAATTCCTGTATGCATCGGGCGGTAATGATAACCGTATCCTCAAATATGCCATTAGCAATGGTAAGCTGCTTTTGCAGGACAGCATTGTACTCGGTAAGCCCTGGCCGGTAAGAATATCCCCGGCGGGCATTGAGATAGATGATGCGGCCGGCCTGATGTATGTGGTGACCAAGGAAAACAATGCGCTGTACATCATCAACCTTGCTACCAAACAGGTGGTGCAGCAGCTTAACCTGGGTAAAGAAGCCTACGCCTGTTTATTATCACCCGATAAAAAAGAACTCTACATTACCCTGTGGGGAGGCGATAAAGTGCTGGTATTGGATACAAAACAACAAAAGATGACGGCAGAGATTGCCGTAGGCGATAATCCCAACGAATTATTATTGACCAAAAAAGGGACCTGGCTGTATGTGGCCAATGCCAATGACAACAGCGTGTCGGTAATTGATATCAAACAGCGCAAGGTACTGGAAGTACTCAATGCTGCCCTTTATCCGGCAGCGCCTGCAGGTACTACCTCCAACGGGCTGGCTTTATCTGCCAATGAAAAAACATTGTACGTAGCTAATGCCGATAACAATTGCCTCGCTGTATTTGATGTGAGTGAGCCGGGCTCTACACGCTCCAAAGGGTTTATTCCTGTTGGCTGGTATCCTACCAACATTAAAGTGATAGGCAAAAAACTATTTGTGGCCAATGGTAAAGGCTTCTCCTCCTTTGCCAATCCCAATGGGCCCAGCCCCATCCGTCCGCGCGGATCAGTGATCCGGCACCAGGCCGATAGCACGGCTGCCAAAGAAGTGGAATATATTGGCGGCCTCATGAAAGGGACGCTCTCCATTATTCCCGAACCCAATGAAGCGGCCCTCGAAGTATATTCAAAAGCAGTGTACAGGAATACGCCCTATTCAAAAGAAGGGGAGCTCACAGCACAGGGCGAAAAAGGGAATCCCATCCCTATGAAAGTAGGCGATCCCTCACCCATCAAACACGTATTCTATATTATCAAGGAAAACAGAACATACGACCAGGTGCTGAGCGATATGCCGGGCGGCAATGGTGATACCAGCCTGCTGTTGTTTGGAAAGCATATTACGCCCAACCAGCACAAACTGGCCGGTGAATTTGTGCTGCTCGATAACTTTTATGCCGATGGTGAAGTAAGTGCGGATGGCCATAACTGGAGTACCTCAGCCCATGCTACCGACTTCCTCGAAAAGAACTGGCCCACCAGTTATGGCGGCCGGGGTGGTACATATCCCGGTGAAGGGAAGCGGGAAGCTGCCAACCCCAAAAGAGGCTTTATATGGGATTATTGTCAGCGGGCAGGTGTCACTTTCCGTACGTATGGTGAATTTGCCGATGATGGCAAAGCCAATATACCTGTATTGGAGGGACACTTTTGTCCTTATTATACCGATTATAACTTGGCAGTAAGAGATACTACCCGGTTTTACCAGTGGCGCCGGGAGTTTGATTCACTCGTTGCCGCCGGCGCAGTGCCGCAGTTCAACAGCATGCGCTTTGGCAATAACCATACAGAAGGATTGCGAACAGGCAGACCTAGTCCTTTTGCCCATGTGGCCGATAATGACTGGGCAGTAGGTTTATTCCTGGAGCACCTGTCTAAAAGCCCCATCTGGAAAGAGTCGGCCGTATTTATTGTGGAAGACGATGCGCAGAATGGTCCTGATCACGTAGACGCACACCGTACGATTGCTTTTGTGGCAGGGCCTTTTGTAAAAAGGAATTTTGTAGACCACACGATGTATTCCACTTCGTCTATGCTCAGGACTATGGAATTGATCCTCGGATTGCCGCCTATGAGCCAATACGATGCAGCAGCTACACCCATGTGGCGCAGCTTTACGGCCACACCCGACTACACGGCTTTCCGGTCGGTGCCGGTCAATGTAGACCTCAATGAAAAGAATACTGCCAATAATGCCACTGCCCGCCTGAGTGATCAATTGGATTTCACGAAGGAAGACAGGATACCCGATCTGTTGTTCAGTCAGATCATCTGGAAAGCTGTAAAAGGCGAGGAGAGTGTGATGCCGGCGCCACGCCGCAGTTCATTTGTGAAGACTGCAAAAGAAGATGAAGAGGAAGAAGAAGAGGAAAAAGAAAAAAAAGTAAGCCGTAAGTAA
- a CDS encoding DUF6644 family protein: MAIVHWLQFLEHSSWAVSIRQSVWLYPFLEIIHITGIVLLVGPAFLFDLRLLGFAKHLPVIGLGRHLLSWSRRSLLLVIPSGMLLFITNATALGYDPVFWTKMSLLVIAGCNALFFHQVIARKIRSTTAVLPRAAKVIAIISILSWIAIIACGRLLAY, from the coding sequence ATGGCCATCGTCCACTGGCTGCAGTTCCTCGAACACAGTTCCTGGGCCGTATCCATTCGTCAGTCTGTCTGGCTCTACCCCTTCCTTGAAATCATACACATTACCGGCATTGTCTTACTGGTAGGTCCCGCCTTCCTGTTTGATCTCCGCCTGCTCGGTTTTGCAAAGCACCTGCCTGTTATCGGGCTGGGTCGTCATTTATTGTCGTGGAGCAGAAGAAGCTTATTGCTGGTAATTCCCTCAGGCATGCTATTATTCATCACCAATGCTACTGCACTGGGATATGATCCGGTATTCTGGACAAAGATGAGCTTGCTGGTAATTGCAGGCTGTAATGCCCTGTTCTTTCATCAGGTAATTGCCCGGAAGATACGGAGCACCACCGCTGTATTGCCCAGGGCTGCAAAAGTGATAGCGATTATTTCCATCCTGTCATGGATCGCTATTATTGCCTGTGGGAGATTACTGGCGTATTAG
- a CDS encoding DUF6152 family protein translates to MALLRNIFTGLLLILCASFVIRHHGWANYDQKKVLDYTGTIQSSVYENPHTSIQVTQDKKVWTVILAPVSRMEARGVTADMIKKGTSLRVVGYPHKTVKNEMRAERIFIDGTKYELR, encoded by the coding sequence ATGGCCTTACTAAGAAACATCTTCACCGGATTGTTATTGATACTGTGCGCCTCCTTCGTCATACGCCATCACGGATGGGCCAATTATGACCAGAAAAAAGTACTGGACTATACCGGCACTATCCAGTCATCTGTTTATGAAAATCCACATACCTCCATACAGGTAACCCAGGATAAAAAGGTGTGGACAGTGATCCTGGCGCCCGTGAGCCGCATGGAAGCCCGTGGCGTTACTGCCGACATGATCAAAAAAGGCACATCCCTGCGGGTGGTAGGCTATCCCCACAAGACAGTTAAAAATGAAATGCGCGCAGAAAGGATCTTTATTGACGGTACCAAATATGAACTGCGCTGA
- a CDS encoding polysaccharide lyase 6 family protein: MKQISALLSLLLLMSGGNLFAKTILVKSLPALQTAIDHAKPGDVIMVADGVYTTTANITIRNSGTASQPITIIAQKTGAAEVTGAGGFVIEGPSAYIVIQGFTFTHASDKAVTQAGTRFCRWTRNVFQTTGEGNYLSLLGSDHQVDYNTFRHKNALGKFIGIRGEGNQIAERLWIHHNYFFDFKPQKGNGAEALQFGLSGYSLSASHSLLEYNLFEQCAGENELISVKASFVTVRYNTIRDCKAQFTLRHGNHCEVYGNYFTLTPGLRIFGDDHIIHSNYFENCKPAINIGNGGAEVADGADLRSHDRPDRILIVFNTLVNNEENITRTERPNGIGSTFITIAYNIIQGGGEAVSIKGPLYVGPVWKGNIIFNTRGAGQLPDSAYIQADPLLVKDAAGVYHLQKGSPAIGIAKDNYRGITRDRDGQLRKAPLDAGADQFSEQPVKVRMLYPKDVGCDAQ; the protein is encoded by the coding sequence ATGAAACAAATAAGCGCCTTACTATCCCTTTTGCTGCTGATGAGCGGAGGCAACCTGTTCGCCAAAACAATCCTTGTTAAATCACTGCCCGCCCTGCAAACAGCTATTGACCATGCCAAACCAGGCGACGTGATCATGGTAGCAGATGGCGTATATACCACTACTGCCAATATTACGATCCGCAACAGCGGAACGGCTTCCCAACCTATTACCATCATCGCACAAAAGACCGGCGCCGCCGAAGTTACAGGAGCAGGCGGCTTTGTGATAGAAGGCCCTTCCGCCTACATCGTGATACAGGGCTTTACTTTTACCCACGCTTCTGACAAAGCCGTCACACAGGCCGGCACCCGCTTTTGCCGGTGGACACGCAATGTTTTTCAAACCACCGGGGAAGGCAATTACCTCAGTCTGCTGGGCAGCGATCACCAGGTGGATTACAATACCTTCCGGCATAAGAATGCCCTGGGAAAATTCATTGGTATACGGGGAGAAGGCAACCAGATTGCTGAACGCCTTTGGATACACCACAATTATTTTTTCGATTTCAAACCGCAAAAAGGCAATGGCGCCGAAGCCCTGCAATTCGGTCTGAGCGGCTACAGCCTCTCTGCCAGTCATAGCCTGCTGGAATATAATCTCTTTGAACAATGTGCCGGAGAAAATGAGCTCATCTCTGTGAAAGCCTCTTTTGTAACGGTGCGCTACAATACCATCCGTGATTGCAAAGCCCAATTCACGTTGCGGCATGGCAATCACTGCGAGGTATACGGCAATTACTTTACCCTCACCCCAGGCCTCCGTATCTTCGGAGACGACCATATCATACACAGCAATTATTTTGAGAACTGTAAGCCCGCCATCAACATAGGTAATGGCGGTGCAGAAGTGGCAGATGGCGCCGACCTGCGCAGCCATGACCGACCCGACCGGATATTGATCGTGTTTAATACATTGGTCAATAACGAAGAGAACATTACCCGCACCGAACGTCCCAATGGCATCGGCTCTACTTTTATCACCATTGCTTATAATATCATCCAGGGTGGCGGCGAAGCCGTCAGCATTAAAGGGCCACTCTACGTCGGCCCGGTATGGAAAGGCAATATTATTTTTAATACCCGTGGTGCAGGCCAGTTGCCCGATTCCGCCTATATACAGGCTGACCCCTTATTGGTAAAAGATGCAGCCGGTGTTTATCACCTGCAAAAGGGAAGTCCGGCCATTGGCATAGCCAAGGACAACTACCGCGGCATTACCCGTGATAGGGATGGCCAGCTACGCAAAGCTCCGCTCGATGCAGGCGCCGATCAGTTTTCAGAACAACCGGTAAAAGTGCGGATGCTGTATCCTAAGGATGTGGGGTGTGATGCGCAATAG
- a CDS encoding HAD-IIA family hydrolase, which translates to MKKKGFLIDMDGVIYRGSEPIPGAVDFINSLRKRGYPFLFLTNNSQRTNRDVSYKLRKLGFEVTDEDIFTCGMATARYLASRTPHGTAYVIGEGGLLAELHDAGFSIVDDHPDYVIIGEGRTIMLESVDKAINMIMNGAKLIATNLDPNCPIGNGKYRAGCGAFVAMLEFATGRQAFSVGKPSPVMMRMARKRLGLSTDETVMIGDTMSTDILGAGSMGFTTVLTLSGVTKEIDLGQYGYAPDFIVPSVKDLLHDDLFEQILQKQREYVEALD; encoded by the coding sequence ATGAAAAAGAAAGGATTTTTGATAGACATGGACGGCGTTATTTACAGAGGTTCCGAGCCCATACCCGGTGCAGTTGATTTTATCAATTCATTGCGCAAAAGAGGATACCCTTTTCTGTTCCTTACCAATAACAGCCAGCGCACCAACAGGGATGTATCATATAAGTTACGCAAGCTGGGATTTGAGGTAACTGATGAAGATATTTTTACGTGCGGCATGGCCACTGCCAGGTACCTGGCATCCCGCACACCTCACGGTACTGCCTACGTTATCGGTGAAGGCGGACTACTGGCGGAATTACACGATGCCGGATTTTCGATTGTGGATGATCACCCTGATTATGTTATTATTGGTGAAGGACGCACCATTATGCTTGAATCGGTAGATAAGGCCATTAATATGATCATGAATGGGGCCAAACTGATTGCCACGAATCTGGACCCCAATTGCCCCATAGGTAACGGTAAATACAGGGCTGGTTGTGGCGCTTTTGTGGCCATGCTTGAATTTGCGACCGGCAGACAGGCTTTCAGCGTAGGCAAACCGAGCCCTGTAATGATGCGGATGGCCAGGAAGCGGCTGGGTTTATCTACCGATGAAACGGTGATGATCGGAGATACGATGAGCACAGATATTCTGGGCGCCGGTTCTATGGGCTTTACTACGGTTCTGACATTATCCGGAGTGACGAAGGAAATCGATCTTGGCCAGTATGGTTATGCGCCGGATTTTATTGTTCCTTCTGTAAAGGACCTTCTTCATGATGATCTTTTTGAACAGATTTTGCAAAAGCAACGGGAATATGTTGAAGCGCTTGATTAA
- a CDS encoding S8 family serine peptidase, with protein sequence MNLRKSISLLTVTVGMAAVISCKKDSSSSSTLNQQEPACEPVQFTSTAVNDTYIVMLNGSSATSRVMQSVDQARVATNQLFLKHRIANTQLSEVLNSIHTGFIARLTPQQAQELQEDSEVQLVEHDRVIALDKGCFTVVAPSTAQWGVRLVGAGDGTGKRVWIIDTGVDPDHPDLNVDQTLSRSFITDEPSIEDNNGHGTHVAGIIGALNNTRGTLGVASGVSIIALKALNGEGSGNSSGLIRALNYIGQNAQAGEVVNMSLGTDTVSLALDNAVRTLADKGILFAIAAGNEKTKASLSSPGRVNATNVFTVSAIDSLGRFASFSNYGNDVVDFAAPGVQIISTFSQGRYARLSGTSMAAPHLAGILVLNGANIKTKGTALNDPDGVPDPIAAAY encoded by the coding sequence ATGAACCTCCGTAAATCCATATCGCTGTTAACAGTCACAGTGGGCATGGCAGCCGTCATCAGTTGTAAAAAGGACAGCTCTTCTTCTTCCACGCTTAATCAGCAAGAGCCTGCCTGTGAACCTGTACAATTCACCAGTACCGCTGTAAATGATACGTATATCGTAATGCTCAATGGCAGCAGCGCTACCAGTCGTGTGATGCAGTCGGTTGACCAGGCAAGGGTGGCCACCAACCAGTTATTTCTGAAACACCGGATTGCCAATACGCAGCTTAGCGAGGTGCTCAACAGCATTCATACCGGGTTCATTGCCCGGCTTACCCCGCAGCAGGCACAAGAGCTACAGGAAGATAGTGAGGTGCAACTGGTAGAGCACGACCGGGTAATAGCTCTCGACAAAGGATGTTTTACCGTAGTGGCCCCATCCACTGCACAATGGGGTGTACGGCTGGTAGGGGCAGGAGATGGCACCGGTAAAAGAGTATGGATCATAGATACGGGGGTTGATCCCGATCACCCTGACCTCAATGTAGACCAAACATTAAGCAGATCTTTCATCACCGACGAACCTTCCATCGAAGACAATAATGGCCATGGTACGCATGTAGCCGGTATTATTGGCGCCCTGAACAATACGCGGGGCACACTGGGCGTGGCATCGGGCGTAAGTATTATTGCTTTAAAAGCCCTCAATGGAGAGGGATCAGGTAACTCTAGTGGATTGATCCGTGCGCTCAACTATATAGGGCAAAATGCACAGGCAGGTGAAGTGGTTAATATGAGCCTGGGTACTGATACAGTTTCACTGGCATTGGACAATGCTGTGCGCACCCTGGCCGACAAGGGTATTTTATTCGCCATCGCAGCAGGCAATGAAAAAACAAAGGCCAGCCTGAGTTCGCCGGGCCGTGTGAATGCAACCAATGTATTCACCGTTTCGGCCATTGACAGCCTGGGTCGTTTTGCCAGCTTCTCCAATTATGGTAATGATGTGGTGGACTTTGCAGCGCCCGGCGTACAAATTATTTCTACCTTCAGCCAGGGCAGGTATGCACGGCTGAGCGGCACTTCTATGGCGGCTCCGCACTTGGCTGGTATCCTTGTGCTCAATGGCGCTAATATTAAAACCAAAGGCACCGCCCTGAATGATCCCGACGGTGTGCCCGACCCGATTGCTGCTGCGTATTAG